One window from the genome of Herpetosiphonaceae bacterium encodes:
- a CDS encoding ABC transporter substrate-binding protein, which produces MNPIRVKRRPTLHLLLPLLTILALILAACGGTPNAGETQQPAASSPAASSSAAPSAEPAASASPAGSPAAAPTGDSKGIMTVSTQQQPTWVRNFNPFSNAFLFPTVHGIYEPLMIYNVVKGELTPWLATEYAWSDDNKKLTFKLRDDVQWSDGQPFTAKDVVFTFNLLQKTSGLIGSGAVAMNGDTAYVESVNAPDDQTVEFNFKQVFTPGLYDIANQDIVPEHIWKDVPDATKFTNDKPVGTGPFTEVTVFQNQIYQVEKNPNYWQEGKPYIQGFRMPAYPGNEQANLATINGENDYAANFIPDIEKTYVAKNPQTNGYWFPPVGATVMLYLNTSKPPFDNADVRKAISMALNREQIVKVAMYDYTKPADPTGLSEAYPNFKLKDAATIANWTTLNVDEANKMLDAAGLARGAGGTRMKPDGTPMQYEINVVSGWSDWVSAVQIMAQNLKAVGIEATVKTYDFTAWIDRVQKGEFDMSIGWSTGGATPFNYYRGQMSASTKKAIGEIGGENWHRYASPKADELLTKFASTADEAEQKQLAEELQKTFAAEAPAIPLFPGPSWYEYNTTRFDGFPTKDNPYAVGSFFHQSTPEQLIVMTTVKPK; this is translated from the coding sequence ATGAACCCTATTCGCGTGAAACGCCGTCCTACACTCCACCTGCTCCTACCACTGCTGACGATCCTGGCGCTGATTCTGGCGGCCTGCGGTGGCACGCCCAACGCCGGAGAGACTCAGCAGCCAGCGGCGTCTAGCCCAGCCGCCTCAAGTAGTGCCGCTCCATCCGCAGAACCCGCTGCCAGCGCATCGCCGGCAGGCAGCCCCGCCGCCGCCCCGACAGGCGACTCGAAGGGCATTATGACGGTTTCGACGCAGCAGCAGCCCACGTGGGTACGCAACTTCAACCCCTTCAGCAACGCCTTTCTCTTCCCGACCGTCCACGGCATTTACGAGCCATTGATGATCTACAACGTCGTCAAGGGCGAGCTTACCCCGTGGCTGGCGACGGAGTATGCCTGGAGCGATGATAACAAGAAGCTGACCTTCAAGCTGCGCGATGACGTGCAGTGGTCGGATGGGCAGCCGTTTACGGCCAAAGATGTCGTCTTTACCTTCAACCTGCTCCAGAAAACCAGCGGCCTGATCGGCTCCGGCGCGGTCGCGATGAACGGCGATACCGCCTACGTCGAGAGCGTCAACGCGCCCGACGATCAGACCGTCGAGTTCAACTTCAAGCAGGTCTTTACGCCGGGCCTGTACGACATCGCCAACCAGGACATCGTGCCTGAGCACATCTGGAAAGACGTACCAGATGCTACCAAGTTCACCAACGACAAGCCGGTCGGCACCGGGCCGTTCACCGAAGTCACCGTCTTCCAGAACCAGATCTATCAGGTCGAGAAGAATCCGAACTACTGGCAGGAGGGCAAGCCCTACATCCAGGGATTCCGCATGCCGGCCTATCCGGGGAACGAGCAGGCGAACCTGGCGACGATCAACGGCGAGAACGATTACGCGGCCAACTTCATCCCCGACATCGAGAAGACGTACGTTGCCAAGAACCCGCAGACCAACGGCTACTGGTTCCCGCCGGTCGGCGCGACGGTGATGCTCTACCTCAACACGAGCAAGCCGCCGTTTGATAATGCCGATGTGCGCAAGGCGATCAGCATGGCGCTCAACCGCGAGCAGATCGTCAAGGTTGCGATGTACGACTACACCAAGCCTGCTGATCCGACCGGCCTGAGTGAGGCGTACCCGAACTTCAAGCTCAAGGACGCGGCGACGATCGCCAACTGGACCACCTTGAATGTCGATGAGGCCAACAAGATGCTCGACGCAGCCGGTCTTGCGCGGGGCGCTGGCGGCACGCGCATGAAGCCGGACGGCACGCCGATGCAGTACGAGATCAACGTCGTCTCCGGCTGGTCCGACTGGGTTTCGGCGGTGCAGATTATGGCCCAAAACCTCAAGGCCGTTGGCATCGAGGCGACCGTCAAGACCTACGACTTCACCGCCTGGATCGATCGGGTGCAGAAGGGCGAGTTCGACATGTCGATCGGCTGGAGCACCGGCGGCGCGACGCCGTTCAACTACTATCGCGGGCAGATGTCGGCGAGCACGAAAAAGGCCATCGGCGAGATCGGCGGCGAGAACTGGCACCGCTACGCCAGCCCGAAGGCCGACGAGCTGCTGACCAAGTTCGCCAGCACCGCCGACGAGGCCGAGCAGAAGCAGCTCGCAGAAGAGCTTCAGAAGACCTTTGCGGCAGAAGCTCCGGCGATTCCGCTCTTCCCCGGACCGAGCTGGTACGAGTACAACACCACCCGCTTCGACGGATTCCCGACCAAGGATAATCCGTACGCGGTCGGCTCGTTCTTCCATCAGAGTACGCCTGAGCAGTTGATCGTGATGACCACGGTCAAGCCCAAGTAG
- a CDS encoding ABC transporter permease, which produces MRFILRRLGFYLLAAWASLTINFFLPRLIPGDPASTIIAGSRGQLRPEQIQQLREALGLSDAPLIQQYFVYLSHVLRGDFGISFSSFPSPVTSVISTGLIWTVLLGGTALMISFLIGNLIGIIGSWRRGGLLDSTLPPLLVLIGAFPPFFLALMALFFLGLRMGWFPLRHAYSDALAPGWNLAFVGSVARHMLLPALTIVMVSIGGWVLGMRNTMIGVLAEDYITMAEAKGLSQREIMFRYAARNALLPSVTAFGMALGFVLSGQILIETIFSYPGLGYLLVKSVSSLDYPLMQGLFLMITLAVLAANFIVDVVYTRLDPRVRAG; this is translated from the coding sequence ATGCGATTCATCCTCCGCCGACTAGGATTTTACCTTCTGGCTGCGTGGGCCTCGCTCACGATCAACTTCTTTCTGCCGCGTCTGATTCCCGGCGATCCGGCCTCGACGATCATCGCAGGCTCGCGCGGCCAGCTTCGTCCGGAGCAGATCCAGCAGTTGCGCGAGGCGCTTGGCCTCAGCGACGCGCCGCTGATCCAGCAATACTTTGTGTATCTCTCGCATGTGCTGCGCGGCGATTTCGGTATCTCGTTCTCATCGTTTCCGTCGCCCGTCACCTCGGTGATTAGCACGGGCCTGATCTGGACGGTGCTGCTGGGCGGCACCGCGCTGATGATCAGCTTTCTGATTGGCAACCTGATCGGGATCATCGGCTCGTGGCGACGTGGAGGGCTGCTGGATAGCACGCTGCCGCCGCTGCTGGTGTTGATCGGCGCCTTCCCGCCGTTCTTCCTCGCGCTGATGGCGCTCTTCTTCCTCGGCCTGCGTATGGGCTGGTTCCCGCTGCGCCACGCCTACAGCGATGCGCTCGCGCCGGGCTGGAATCTCGCGTTTGTCGGCAGCGTGGCGCGACATATGCTGCTCCCGGCATTGACGATCGTGATGGTTTCGATCGGCGGCTGGGTGCTAGGGATGCGCAACACGATGATCGGCGTGCTGGCCGAGGACTACATCACCATGGCCGAGGCCAAGGGCCTGTCGCAGCGTGAGATTATGTTTAGATACGCCGCGCGGAACGCACTGCTGCCGAGCGTCACCGCGTTTGGCATGGCGCTGGGCTTTGTGCTGAGCGGGCAGATCCTGATCGAAACGATCTTTTCGTATCCGGGCCTGGGCTACCTGCTCGTCAAATCCGTGTCCAGCCTGGACTATCCGCTGATGCAGGGCCTCTTCTTGATGATCACGCTGGCCGTCCTCGCGGCCAACTTCATCGTCGATGTGGTCTACACGCGGCTCGATCCGCGCGTCCGCGCAGGTTAG